A single region of the Anaerolineae bacterium genome encodes:
- a CDS encoding Fibronectin type III domain protein, whose product MYKPGSARTDTFTLKNGVALYGGFAGMETQRSQRNWVANKTILSGDIDNNDDNNNADGNFIDETAADISGSNSYHVVTGSGTNNTAVLDGFIITAGQANGLSSTDTRGGGMYNYTGSPSLTNVTFSGNWALYRGGGMFNIYSSSPTLTNVTFSGNTTTNYGGGMYNYNYSNPMLTNVTFSGNQAASGGGIYNDSSSPTLTDVTFSGNIATYDGGGMYNYDSSSPTLTNVTFSGNSASNRGGGMSNNWSSSPTLTNVTFSGNTATSGGGMYNDWISSPTLTNVTFSGNTATYGGGMYNFYNSNPTLTNIILWGNTATNAPGIYNNSSTPNIFNSDIQGCIVSGRWNSACGNDGGGNLDTDPRFVDAASGNLRLDFGSPAIDSGAPSGCPSTDLDGLQRPDDGDGNGTAICDMGAYEAGQMICSVEDDKTYIFNHQSGVSIEISDLGSEPDSQLFCLYVDEMETNHPNATPGLQTGRYWLIRGLKNDKQTNASGFTLNLTLPTTFTPDANDKVCRYTGSGQVWDCGQSTITGNSITRENITVLSDWAVGNDVGPTSVKLRDMRAHLSPSPITWLFAVALAIGLAIEKAIPSR is encoded by the coding sequence GTGTATAAACCCGGCAGCGCCCGCACCGACACCTTTACGCTGAAGAACGGCGTAGCCCTCTACGGCGGCTTTGCCGGGATGGAAACGCAGCGCAGCCAGCGCAACTGGGTGGCGAACAAGACTATCCTGAGCGGCGATATTGACAACAACGACGACAACAACAATGCCGATGGCAACTTTATCGACGAAACGGCTGCCGACATCAGTGGTAGCAACAGCTACCATGTCGTCACGGGCAGCGGAACGAACAATACCGCCGTGCTGGACGGCTTCATCATCACCGCCGGGCAGGCGAATGGCTTATCAAGCACGGATACCAGAGGGGGTGGGATGTATAACTACACTGGCAGCCCGTCGCTAACCAACGTCACTTTCTCCGGCAACTGGGCATTATATCGCGGCGGCGGGATGTTCAACATTTACAGTAGTAGTCCGACGCTGACCAACGTCACCTTCTCCGGCAATACGACAACCAACTACGGCGGCGGGATGTACAACTACAACTACAGCAACCCGATGCTAACGAACGTGACCTTCTCCGGCAACCAGGCAGCCTCCGGCGGCGGGATATACAACGACTCCAGCAGCCCGACACTGACGGACGTGACCTTCTCTGGCAACATAGCGACCTACGACGGCGGCGGGATGTACAACTACGACTCCAGCAGCCCGACGCTGACCAACGTCACTTTCTCCGGTAACTCGGCATCCAATCGCGGCGGCGGGATGTCCAACAACTGGAGCAGCAGTCCGACCCTGACCAACGTGACCTTCTCCGGCAACACGGCAACCTCCGGCGGCGGGATGTACAACGACTGGATAAGCAGTCCGACCCTGACCAACGTGACCTTCTCCGGCAACACGGCGACCTATGGCGGCGGAATGTACAACTTCTACAACAGCAACCCGACGCTGACCAACATCATCCTGTGGGGCAACACCGCCACCAATGCCCCAGGCATCTATAACAATAGCAGCACGCCAAATATTTTCAACAGTGACATCCAGGGCTGCATCGTCTCTGGCAGGTGGAATTCGGCCTGCGGCAATGACGGCGGCGGCAATCTTGACACCGACCCGCGCTTTGTGGATGCCGCCAGCGGCAACCTGCGCCTGGACTTCGGTTCGCCCGCCATTGACAGTGGTGCACCCAGCGGCTGCCCCAGCACCGACCTGGACGGCCTGCAACGCCCCGACGATGGAGATGGCAACGGCACCGCCATCTGCGACATGGGCGCTTACGAAGCCGGACAGATGATTTGCAGTGTTGAGGACGACAAAACCTATATCTTCAACCACCAATCCGGCGTGAGCATCGAAATCTCCGACCTCGGCAGCGAACCGGACAGCCAACTGTTCTGCCTGTACGTAGATGAGATGGAAACCAACCATCCCAACGCCACGCCCGGCCTCCAGACCGGACGCTACTGGCTCATCCGCGGCTTAAAGAACGACAAACAGACCAATGCCAGCGGCTTCACCCTCAACCTGACCCTGCCCACCACCTTCACTCCCGATGCAAACGACAAAGTCTGTCGCTACACCGGCAGCGGGCAGGTGTGGGATTGTGGACAAAGCACAATTACGGGCAATTCCATCACCCGCGAGAACATAACCGTCCTCTCCGACTGGGCGGTGGGGAACGATGTCGGGCCAACCTCTGTGAAGCTCAGGGACATGCGCGCTCATCTTTCCCCCTCACCCATCACCTGGCTGTTTGCAGTCGCGCTGGCAATTGGGCTGGCGATCGAAAAAGCCATCCCTTCCCGCTAG